The proteins below come from a single Pseudochaenichthys georgianus chromosome 14, fPseGeo1.2, whole genome shotgun sequence genomic window:
- the LOC139435055 gene encoding uncharacterized protein → MILQSFHELKGRGKPRRRRKPRSVWVRKWLSEKRRERYGHYSTLLNELKTEDEKAFFNYTRLPRGLYDEVLRRVEGRIEKKDTWYRKSLPPGLKLSITLRHLASGDNYPSLSYNFRVAPNTISLIINEVCDAIKAEFAAEVIQCPTTTEEWTAIAEQFEKRWQFPHCCGALDGKHVAVTCPWNTGSEYRNYKGFFSIVLMALVDADYMFLWIDVGSDGSSNDASIYNGSELKEGLESPNNIFNLPEEKSLPGDDVPVPYYIVGDNAFGINKSLMNPFPIRNMEHHDRIFNYRLSRARRVVENAFGILAHKFRVLLRTMNQRPGTCRKIITTCVILHNLIRLRYPATHNNMMDLEEQNLNVIPGAWRNDKVLLDVYHERARNTGTQEGRQMRRYLGHYFTSKAGSVPWQDKMIL, encoded by the exons ATGATACTGCAGAGCTTCCATGAGCTGAAG GGCAGGGGCAAACCGAGGCGAAGGAGGAAACCGAGGTCTGTGTGGGTCAGGAAATGGCTGTCTGAGAAAAGAAGAGAACGCTATGGCCACTATAGCACTCTACTAAATGAGCTGAAGACAGAAGATGAGAAGGCCTTCTTCAACTACACACGACTTCCCAGAGGCCTCTACGATGAGGTCCTGCGAAGGGTAGAAGGCAGAATAGAGaagaaggacacatggtacagaaaGTCTCTCCCTCCTGGTCTCAAGCTGTCCATCACTCTACGACACCTGGCCAGCGGTGACAATTATCCAAGCCTGTCCTACAACTTCAGAGTTGCTCCAAACACCATCTCCCTCATCATTAATGAAGTCTGCGATGCCATCAAAGCCGAGTTTGCTGCTGAGGTGATCCAGTGTCCTACTACAACTGAAGAGTGGACCGCCATTGCTGAGCAGTTTGAGAAGAGATGGCAATTTCCACACTGCTGTGGTGCTCTGGATGGCAAGCATGTGGCGGTCACCTGTCCTTGGAATACTGGCTCCGAGTACAGAAACTACAAGGGCTTCTTCTCCATTGTCCTCATGGCCCTGGTCGACGCAGACTACATGTTTCTCTGGATTGATGTCGGCTCTGATGGTTCCAGCAACGATGCCAGTATCTACAATGGGTCAGAACTGAAGGAAGGCCTGGAGAGTCCGAACAACATATTCAATCTCCCTGAAGAGAAGTCTCTACCTGGTGATGACGTTCCTGTCCCATACTACATAGTAGGGGACAATGCTTTTGGGATCAACAAGAGCCTGATGAACCCGTTTCCCATCAGAAACATGGAGCACCATGACAGAATATTCAACTACAGACTCTCCAGAGCCAGGCGTGTAGTGGAGAATGCCTTTGGTATTCTGGCACACAAGTTCCGAGTTTTGCTGAGGACCATGAACCAGAGGCCagggacatgcagaaaaatcatCACAACGTGTGTGATCCTTCACAATCTAATCCGACTGAGATATCCAGCCACCCACAACAACATGATGGACTTGGAGGAGCAGAACCTGAATGTCATCCCAGGGGCATGGAGAAATGACAAAGTACTTCTGGATGTTTACCATGAGAGGGCAAGGAACACTGGAACCCAGGAGGGGAGGCAAATGAGAAGATACCTGGGCCACTACTTTACCTCAAAGGCTGGTTCGGT